One genomic region from Candidatus Omnitrophota bacterium encodes:
- a CDS encoding Rieske 2Fe-2S domain-containing protein yields MCPRQAVTRRAFLSYLLKGGAFALFGATLYPIARYLYPPKGTEVSVSNVVAAKVGELAANAAKIFRFGNRPGILVNTPQGQLKAFSAVCTHLNCTVQYDDEASVIW; encoded by the coding sequence ATGTGCCCACGGCAGGCGGTGACCCGGCGGGCATTTTTGAGCTATCTGCTGAAGGGCGGGGCGTTTGCGCTCTTTGGCGCCACGCTCTATCCTATCGCGCGTTACCTCTACCCCCCGAAGGGCACCGAGGTTTCAGTGTCGAATGTGGTGGCCGCCAAAGTGGGGGAGCTGGCGGCGAATGCCGCAAAAATTTTTCGATTCGGCAACCGGCCGGGGATTCTCGTCAACACGCCGCAGGGTCAATTGAAAGCCTTCTCCGCCGTGTGCACGCACCTCAACTGCACCGTCCAGTATGATGACGAGGCCAGCGTCATCTGG
- a CDS encoding glutamyl-tRNA reductase: MRSQLLLVGLNHRTADVAVREQLAIPSRELEAVLTTLHRDFAFNEVVVLSTCNRVEYYVVSSRPAETLSALQDFLSHRSHLAPEAIHPHLYIRQGDEVIQHVFRVAAGLDSMIFGESEITAQVKQAYAAALQQGTTGPALNRLFQKALHATKIIRSQTKVAEGQASIGSVVATLARQLFGERLASCEVLLWGAGKAAEATTKHLVASGISRLWIVNRTQAKAQELASRCQGDRLCEGGWLSWERALSHLQRVDIAIVCTQAPHYVIDHEDIKAVAALRRARPLCVIDLAVPRNVDPSLKSHPGIHLYNIDDLQAIAAESLTRRQEEVAQCEALIAQQVAYCRRGTSINQQGDTCLSRESLVSV; this comes from the coding sequence ATGCGGAGTCAACTGCTCCTTGTTGGGTTGAATCACCGCACCGCCGATGTGGCGGTGCGCGAGCAACTCGCGATCCCATCGCGGGAGCTTGAGGCTGTCCTCACCACGCTGCACAGAGACTTCGCGTTTAACGAAGTCGTCGTCCTTTCAACCTGCAATCGCGTTGAGTACTACGTGGTTTCTTCGCGCCCAGCCGAAACCCTCAGCGCCCTCCAGGACTTCCTGAGCCATCGCAGCCATCTGGCACCCGAGGCGATTCACCCCCACCTCTATATCCGGCAGGGCGATGAAGTGATCCAGCATGTGTTTCGCGTGGCGGCCGGCTTGGATTCGATGATTTTCGGCGAATCCGAAATTACCGCGCAAGTTAAGCAGGCCTATGCGGCCGCCTTGCAGCAGGGGACGACCGGCCCGGCGCTCAATCGGCTCTTCCAAAAAGCGTTGCACGCCACCAAGATCATCCGTTCGCAGACCAAAGTCGCCGAAGGCCAAGCCTCGATCGGATCGGTGGTTGCGACACTAGCCCGGCAACTCTTTGGTGAGCGGCTGGCCTCGTGCGAAGTCCTGTTGTGGGGAGCGGGTAAGGCCGCCGAAGCGACCACCAAACATTTAGTGGCCAGCGGGATCAGCCGGTTATGGATCGTGAATCGCACGCAGGCCAAAGCCCAAGAGCTGGCCTCGCGGTGCCAAGGCGATCGACTCTGCGAAGGCGGTTGGCTCTCGTGGGAGCGCGCCTTATCGCATTTGCAGCGCGTCGATATTGCCATCGTGTGCACCCAAGCCCCGCACTACGTGATTGATCACGAGGACATCAAAGCCGTGGCCGCGTTGCGTAGAGCGCGTCCACTCTGTGTGATCGATTTGGCGGTGCCGCGGAATGTGGATCCTTCCTTGAAATCGCACCCAGGGATTCATCTCTACAACATTGATGATCTTCAAGCGATTGCTGCTGAGAGTCTCACGCGCCGGCAGGAAGAGGTCGCGCAGTGCGAAGCGCTCATTGCACAGCAAGTGGCGTATTGTCGTCGAGGAACGTCCATCAACCAGCAAGGGGACACATGCCTATCCCGCGAATCGTTAGTGTCGGTTTGA